One region of Pseudoalteromonas piscicida genomic DNA includes:
- a CDS encoding NnrS family protein — translation MSLIQLEEPSPKAVCWYTPSTWPVLMLGFRALFLLAALFAVVSISVWALLLNGNVVWRNDYPATYWHAHEMLFGFGGAVVAGFLLTAAKNWTQRQTLHGGALLSLCIIWCAARLSFFVANSSVIITLLLQLSFWLIVLFNLTSVIVDAKSKNNRVFIFAVSMLCGCNIVFLILLHNQHFLLLSATSQATLIAYMLLIGVVGGRVIPFFIARGLQQAQKPHTPRLDRAIFYLAIICVFTYILQFTKQNTHYLSAALLLLGLLHSIRAIYWFNGKLFNVPLLWSLYLSYCAIAVGLILSAYNNTFAPEHLRSHLHLVAINGMGLMILAMMTRVTLGHTGRLLQVGTTTTLAFICIAISGLIRAFLIHFINPHNAWLLSAVAWVFGFLLFFITFAPMLIQKRVDGRIG, via the coding sequence ATGAGCTTAATCCAGCTAGAAGAGCCCAGTCCAAAAGCAGTGTGTTGGTATACACCATCTACTTGGCCCGTGTTGATGCTCGGCTTTAGAGCGCTATTTTTACTCGCGGCTTTATTCGCTGTCGTAAGTATTTCTGTGTGGGCTTTATTGCTCAATGGCAATGTTGTTTGGCGTAATGATTACCCAGCGACCTATTGGCACGCCCACGAGATGCTGTTTGGCTTTGGCGGTGCAGTCGTCGCCGGATTTTTGCTAACCGCAGCAAAAAATTGGACGCAAAGACAAACATTACATGGTGGCGCACTGCTGTCACTCTGTATTATTTGGTGTGCCGCTAGGCTGAGCTTTTTTGTGGCAAATTCATCAGTCATCATCACCTTGCTACTACAACTGAGTTTTTGGCTCATTGTACTATTCAATTTAACGAGCGTAATTGTTGATGCAAAATCCAAAAATAATCGTGTTTTTATTTTTGCTGTAAGTATGTTGTGTGGCTGCAACATCGTATTTTTGATTTTACTTCACAACCAACACTTCTTATTGCTAAGCGCTACAAGCCAAGCAACGCTAATTGCTTACATGTTATTGATTGGTGTAGTGGGTGGCCGCGTTATTCCGTTTTTTATTGCCCGAGGATTGCAGCAAGCACAAAAACCACATACTCCAAGGTTAGACAGGGCGATCTTTTACCTCGCCATCATCTGCGTTTTCACCTATATCCTGCAGTTTACGAAGCAAAATACTCACTATTTAAGTGCTGCACTTCTGCTCCTTGGGCTACTGCATTCGATAAGAGCAATTTATTGGTTTAACGGTAAATTATTTAACGTACCACTGCTTTGGTCACTGTACCTGTCATATTGTGCAATCGCAGTGGGTTTAATACTTAGCGCATACAACAACACCTTTGCACCAGAGCATTTGCGCAGCCATCTTCACTTAGTGGCAATTAATGGCATGGGATTAATGATCTTAGCCATGATGACTCGCGTTACCTTGGGCCACACAGGTCGACTATTACAGGTAGGCACGACAACTACGCTGGCATTTATCTGTATCGCGATATCAGGTCTTATCCGCGCCTTCCTTATTCATTTTATAAACCCACACAATGCATGGCTGTTAAGTGCAGTGGCTTGGGTTTTTGGTTTTTTGCTTTTTTTCATTACCTTCGCGCCCATGCTGATACAAAAACGCGTCGATGGGCGAATAGGTTAA
- the hmpA gene encoding NO-inducible flavohemoprotein produces the protein MLTHNTIELVKQSAPLLAQVGPEITAKFYHRMFNQHPELKGVFNQSHQASGKQPLALFAALAAYANYIDQPEVLSDAILRINHKHVSLGILPEQYAIVGQHLIATLKAEFSDQFTDEIEQAWLSAYQFLADLFITAEHGLYQTALEQQGGWQGTREFTIDKVISDTENIKSFYLKPADGKALPHYQAGQFVSVFVPKEVAGFQQIRQYSLSVAPNGSYLRISTKHDGAVSQYLHTLKAGDTLKLTPPAGDFVRQHTASPKVYISAGVGITPMLCMLGVHSQHSPEVGAHFLHANKTHSDLGFNQEINELGSNIRDFNVVTWLESEADGTHSGLMDINAIKDTLPLTDGEFYLCGPVAFMRFIKTQLMNAGVQAEQIFYEVFGPHENLPN, from the coding sequence ATGCTTACACACAATACGATTGAGTTGGTAAAACAAAGTGCACCACTATTGGCTCAAGTCGGTCCCGAGATCACCGCCAAGTTTTATCATCGGATGTTCAATCAACACCCAGAATTAAAAGGGGTATTCAACCAGTCCCATCAGGCTTCGGGAAAGCAGCCGTTGGCACTATTTGCAGCATTAGCGGCCTATGCCAATTACATTGATCAACCAGAAGTGCTCAGTGACGCCATTTTACGTATCAACCATAAACACGTTAGCCTTGGGATTTTACCGGAGCAATACGCTATTGTTGGCCAGCATTTAATTGCAACACTCAAAGCCGAGTTCAGCGATCAATTCACAGATGAAATAGAGCAAGCTTGGCTTAGTGCCTACCAGTTTTTAGCCGATTTATTTATCACCGCAGAACATGGCCTGTATCAAACCGCGCTTGAGCAGCAAGGTGGGTGGCAAGGAACTCGTGAATTTACAATTGACAAGGTGATAAGCGACACTGAAAATATTAAAAGCTTTTATCTCAAACCAGCCGACGGTAAAGCCTTGCCTCATTACCAAGCTGGGCAATTTGTTTCTGTCTTTGTACCAAAAGAAGTGGCAGGGTTTCAGCAGATCCGCCAATACTCTTTGTCTGTTGCGCCCAATGGTTCGTACCTTAGGATCTCTACTAAACACGACGGTGCCGTATCGCAATATCTTCATACACTTAAGGCGGGCGACACCCTCAAGCTCACCCCCCCCGCTGGAGACTTTGTCAGACAACACACAGCCAGTCCAAAGGTATACATTAGCGCTGGGGTTGGAATAACCCCTATGCTTTGCATGCTTGGTGTTCATAGCCAACATTCACCTGAAGTCGGAGCCCATTTTTTACACGCAAATAAAACTCACAGTGACTTAGGTTTCAACCAAGAAATCAATGAGCTTGGTAGCAATATCCGAGATTTTAATGTGGTTACTTGGTTGGAGTCAGAAGCCGACGGTACGCACTCCGGACTGATGGATATCAATGCAATCAAAGATACTTTGCCGCTCACAGACGGAGAGTTCTACCTATGCGGCCCGGTTGCCTTTATGCGCTTTATCAAAACCCAACTGATGAATGCTGGTGTACAAGCCGAGCAAATCTTCTATGAGGTATTTGGTCCTCACGAAAATCTTCCAAACTAA